A single genomic interval of halophilic archaeon DL31 harbors:
- a CDS encoding peptidylprolyl isomerase FKBP-type (PFAM: Peptidyl-prolyl cis-trans isomerase, FKBP-type~KEGG: hla:Hlac_0806 peptidylprolyl isomerase FKBP-type), with amino-acid sequence MSDNEAETEADAEAETEESQSGIQQGDFVRLHYTVRTQSDDRVVDTTREDVAEEAGIDDEEYEFAPRIIVVGEGHVFPGVDDALVGSEEGDEGTVEITAEDGFGEYDQEQVRTISVNKIDEENRRPGAQVQIDGEQGYIETVIGGRARVDFNHPLAGEALEYEYKIIEVVDDDEEKAAGLLGMYLQMEPELRIETETVEEEVTVEDDDGEETTETEEVEQRTLYIEANQQMQMNQQWMFQKQQVAQDLMDRLELDRVVVEEVFDGSGGSMMGGMGGMMGGMGGAEAIEEEIEDLEGELEDADVDAEEIVEELDDA; translated from the coding sequence ATGAGCGATAACGAGGCCGAAACGGAGGCCGACGCCGAGGCCGAAACCGAGGAGAGTCAGTCCGGAATCCAGCAGGGCGATTTCGTCCGACTCCACTACACCGTCCGCACCCAGAGCGACGACCGCGTCGTCGACACGACTCGCGAGGACGTGGCCGAGGAAGCCGGCATCGACGATGAGGAGTACGAGTTCGCGCCGCGCATCATCGTGGTCGGCGAAGGCCACGTCTTCCCTGGCGTCGACGACGCACTCGTCGGCTCCGAGGAAGGCGACGAGGGCACCGTCGAGATCACCGCCGAGGACGGCTTCGGCGAGTACGACCAGGAGCAGGTCCGCACGATCAGCGTCAACAAGATTGACGAGGAGAACCGACGGCCCGGCGCACAGGTTCAGATCGACGGCGAGCAGGGCTACATCGAGACCGTCATCGGCGGCCGCGCACGTGTCGACTTCAACCACCCGCTCGCGGGTGAGGCCCTGGAGTACGAGTACAAAATCATCGAGGTCGTCGACGACGACGAGGAGAAGGCAGCCGGCCTGCTCGGCATGTACCTCCAGATGGAGCCGGAGCTCCGCATCGAGACCGAGACCGTCGAGGAGGAGGTCACCGTCGAGGACGACGATGGCGAGGAGACCACCGAGACCGAGGAGGTCGAGCAGCGAACCCTCTACATCGAGGCGAACCAGCAGATGCAGATGAACCAGCAGTGGATGTTCCAGAAGCAGCAGGTCGCTCAGGACCTGATGGACCGGCTCGAGCTCGACCGCGTGGTCGTCGAGGAGGTCTTCGACGGTAGCGGCGGCAGCATGATGGGCGGGATGGGCGGTATGATGGGCGGGATGGGCGGCGCCGAAGCCATCGAAGAGGAGATCGAGGACCTCGAGGGCGAACTCGAGGACGCCGACGTTGACGCCGAGGAGATCGTCGAGGAGCTCGACGACGCGTAA
- a CDS encoding hypothetical protein (KEGG: hma:rrnAC2117 hypothetical protein) encodes MVLENYFGAYFCAVEPSLSQEQAEVGGLDLIVGIQSHIGHQRCRTLTHTLDTRVIRIICVDFALHFDELAEPRNVVQRDGVAIEDVAIPALLDGGCWLEPQSLEDTGGRHSVTDDSFVFFTGFRRRLDEWAFVGEFRRFLAAFEVGLRSNTERLVGLGELAMWGIVVDVHLSDLVSVVGIASGQQLAEPSVVGTDLQFDFVHRLRWSGPGKTSPTPRGVRGLADRVNLAFAAAVIGGPYCGGIGSNHDPDGALVFVAGRSAAWFGATVDRLVVLHHWIVAALGIVTLLSVIGFGVLLPGEVRMFREIVADDPDEKLTGDIGMRNAKLAGVQELLQLSIVFVMVNIRL; translated from the coding sequence TTGGTCCTGGAAAATTACTTTGGAGCATATTTCTGTGCCGTTGAGCCGTCACTCTCACAGGAGCAGGCCGAGGTAGGAGGTCTGGATCTGATCGTCGGGATCCAGTCCCACATCGGTCATCAACGCTGTCGCACCCTCACGCACACGCTTGATACACGGGTCATCCGGATCATCTGTGTCGACTTCGCGCTCCACTTCGACGAACTCGCCGAGCCCCGCAACGTCGTCCAGCGTGACGGTGTAGCCATTGAGGATGTAGCTATCCCGGCGCTTCTCGACGGTGGCTGCTGGCTCGAACCCCAATCCCTCGAAGATACCGGCGGCCGCCACAGCGTCACCGACGATAGTTTCGTGTTCTTCACGGGTTTTCGACGCCGCCTCGACGAGTGGGCCTTTGTAGGTGAGTTTCGTCGTTTTCTCGCCGCGTTCGAGGTCGGTCTCCGTTCGAATACGGAGCGCCTCGTCGGTCTCGGCGAACTCGCGATGTGGGGCATCGTAGTAGATGTCCACCTGTCTGACCTCGTGTCGGTGGTCGGCATCGCGAGCGGCCAGCAGCTCGCGGAGCCGAGCGTGGTCGGCACGGACCTTCAGTTCGACTTCGTACACAGGCTTCGTTGGAGTGGGCCCGGGAAAACATCGCCGACCCCTCGAGGGGTACGTGGATTGGCCGACCGCGTCAATCTCGCCTTCGCAGCCGCCGTGATTGGGGGTCCCTATTGCGGTGGTATTGGCAGCAATCACGACCCGGACGGGGCGCTTGTGTTCGTCGCCGGTCGGAGCGCCGCGTGGTTCGGGGCGACGGTCGACCGGTTGGTGGTGCTGCATCACTGGATCGTTGCGGCGCTGGGAATCGTGACGCTGCTGTCCGTAATTGGGTTCGGCGTGTTGCTCCCGGGGGAGGTCCGGATGTTCCGCGAAATCGTCGCAGATGACCCCGACGAGAAGCTCACCGGCGACATCGGGATGCGCAATGCCAAACTCGCCGGGGTGCAGGAACTGCTTCAGCTCTCCATCGTCTTCGTGATGGTGAACATCCGGCTCTAA
- a CDS encoding S-adenosylmethionine synthase (HAMAP: S-adenosylmethionine synthase~KEGG: hla:Hlac_1394 S-adenosylmethionine synthetase~PFAM: S-adenosylmethionine synthetase (MAT), archaea), whose amino-acid sequence MTRNIQVGELDRQAVEDQQVEIVERKGIGHPDSISDGIAESVSRALSQLYLDRVGKVLHYNTDETQIAAGRAAPAYGGGEVIEPIYILLVGRATKTYEVDGELVELPVDSTALKAAREYLDEHVPELEYGTDVIVDVKLGAGSGDLQDVFGEDEVQIPMANDTSYGVGHAPLTETETIVRDVEHSLNSEYADANPELGPDVKIMGKREGDRIDITVATAMVDAYIENLEAYKTAVADVREYVTELAEARTNRDVHVEVNTADNYEEGSVYLTVTGTSAEQGDDGSVGRGNRANGLITPNRPMSMEATSGKNPVNHIGKIYNLLSTEIAHSVVDEVDGIRDLQIRLLSQIGRPIDEPHVADAQVVTDDSVTVADIEDEVTAILDEKLANVTDVTRSAIEGEISTF is encoded by the coding sequence ATGACGCGAAACATCCAGGTCGGCGAGCTCGACCGGCAGGCTGTCGAGGATCAGCAGGTCGAGATTGTCGAACGGAAGGGTATCGGGCACCCTGACTCTATCTCCGACGGAATTGCCGAGAGTGTCTCACGGGCCCTCTCACAGCTCTATCTCGACCGCGTGGGGAAGGTCCTCCACTACAACACCGACGAGACCCAGATCGCAGCGGGTCGTGCAGCGCCAGCCTACGGCGGTGGCGAGGTCATCGAGCCGATCTACATTCTGCTCGTGGGCCGCGCAACCAAGACCTACGAAGTGGACGGCGAACTCGTCGAACTCCCCGTCGACTCCACGGCCCTCAAAGCGGCCCGCGAGTATCTCGACGAGCACGTCCCGGAACTCGAGTACGGCACCGACGTCATCGTCGACGTGAAACTCGGCGCGGGCTCGGGTGACCTGCAGGACGTCTTCGGCGAGGATGAGGTCCAGATTCCGATGGCCAACGACACCTCCTACGGCGTCGGCCACGCCCCGCTGACCGAGACTGAAACCATCGTCCGGGACGTTGAACACAGCCTCAACAGCGAGTACGCCGATGCGAACCCCGAACTCGGCCCCGACGTGAAGATCATGGGCAAGCGAGAGGGCGACCGCATCGACATCACTGTCGCGACGGCGATGGTCGACGCCTACATCGAGAACCTCGAGGCGTACAAAACGGCCGTCGCAGACGTGCGCGAATATGTTACTGAGCTGGCGGAGGCCCGAACGAACCGGGATGTACACGTCGAGGTGAACACCGCCGATAACTACGAAGAGGGCTCGGTCTACCTCACCGTCACCGGCACCTCCGCCGAGCAGGGTGACGACGGCTCCGTTGGCCGCGGGAACCGCGCCAACGGCCTCATCACTCCGAATCGGCCAATGAGCATGGAGGCGACCTCCGGCAAGAACCCCGTCAACCACATCGGGAAGATCTACAACCTCCTGTCGACGGAGATCGCCCACTCCGTCGTTGACGAGGTCGACGGGATTCGGGACCTCCAGATCCGGCTGCTCTCCCAGATCGGCCGGCCAATCGACGAACCCCACGTCGCTGACGCGCAGGTCGTCACTGACGACAGCGTCACCGTCGCGGATATCGAGGACGAAGTCACCGCCATCCTCGACGAGAAGCTGGCGAACGTCACCGATGTCACTCGCTCGGCCATCGAGGGCGAAATCTCAACATTCTGA
- a CDS encoding protein of unknown function DUF21 (PFAM: Protein of unknown function DUF21; Cystathionine beta-synthase, core~KEGG: hmu:Hmuk_2384 protein of unknown function DUF21), whose product MGPIEITFRLFAGLLLILTNGFFVAIEFALTRARQFTEAEFVGEGSHSVALERAWEMTNDLELYLTTCQVGITASSIAVGIVAEPALAAIFEPLFGGTALSGIGAGAVIAFLIINLVHLTHGEQTPTYLGVERSRLVCRYGATPLYWFNRLILPLIRLGDWVAKGTLNLFGIEMTGAWLETEEEAIESRAELRNRLGSVLSQGDLSEERREEVMNALQIGERSVREVMVDAEEIVALSTTAGTAENFRRMEEHPHTRYPLVGEALTEFKGIVYFPVLARHRDEIAEGNVDFEEFAADPMTLTPEASVSDAIDQFQVEKQELALVFEDGQVVGMVTVTDLLESITGEIQDPIDTS is encoded by the coding sequence ATGGGCCCGATCGAGATCACGTTCCGACTGTTCGCTGGGCTGTTGCTCATCCTGACTAACGGATTCTTCGTCGCAATCGAGTTCGCGCTAACGCGGGCGCGACAGTTCACCGAAGCGGAGTTCGTCGGCGAAGGGAGCCACAGCGTCGCGCTCGAGCGCGCCTGGGAGATGACCAATGACCTGGAGCTCTACCTCACCACCTGTCAGGTCGGCATCACCGCCTCGAGTATCGCGGTCGGCATCGTCGCCGAGCCGGCGCTGGCGGCCATCTTCGAGCCGCTGTTCGGCGGGACCGCACTCTCGGGGATCGGCGCCGGCGCCGTCATCGCCTTCCTCATTATCAACCTCGTCCACCTGACCCACGGCGAGCAGACGCCGACGTATCTGGGCGTCGAGCGCTCCCGGCTGGTCTGTCGCTACGGCGCGACACCACTCTACTGGTTCAACCGTCTCATCCTCCCGCTCATCCGGCTTGGCGATTGGGTCGCGAAGGGGACGCTCAACCTGTTTGGCATCGAGATGACCGGCGCGTGGCTGGAGACCGAGGAGGAGGCCATCGAGTCCCGCGCGGAGCTGCGCAACCGCCTTGGCTCGGTGCTCTCACAGGGCGACCTCTCTGAGGAGCGCCGGGAGGAGGTGATGAACGCCCTCCAGATCGGCGAGCGCTCCGTCCGCGAGGTGATGGTCGACGCCGAGGAGATCGTCGCACTCTCGACGACTGCCGGCACCGCCGAGAACTTCCGCCGAATGGAGGAACACCCCCACACGCGCTACCCGCTGGTTGGGGAGGCGCTCACCGAGTTCAAGGGGATCGTCTACTTCCCGGTGCTGGCACGCCACCGCGACGAGATCGCAGAGGGCAACGTGGACTTCGAGGAGTTTGCCGCCGACCCGATGACGCTCACGCCGGAGGCCAGCGTCAGCGACGCCATCGACCAGTTTCAGGTGGAGAAACAGGAGCTCGCGCTGGTGTTCGAGGACGGACAGGTCGTCGGGATGGTGACCGTGACGGACCTGCTCGAGTCCATCACCGGCGAGATTCAGGACCCCATCGACACGAGTTAG
- a CDS encoding tRNA sulfurtransferase (KEGG: hvo:HVO_1651 thiamine biosynthesis/tRNA modification protein ThiI~HAMAP: Thiamine biosynthesis protein~PFAM: Thiamine biosynthesis protein, C-terminal; THUMP) yields MQPLPSDVAVVRFGEIGVKSEKVRGQMLDRLADNVEAVLEDRDISGRVERRWSRILVRAASDGSDFDADAAATAAADTFGVVSTRPAVTVPPERDPIEAAAVDFATAHPEGAPFAVRATRAGPSDAHPFSSQDIEREVGTAVGNATGAPVDLDDPDVTYRLEIREEEAFVSAREYDGPGGLPVGTQGTTVLLFSGGLDSPVAAWELCKRGLEVLPVYLDLGAYGGADHLARAEETARVVGRSAPHVDMRLRVVPAGALVEELVAATDATRMLSLRRAMLRTAEAVADDIGAHSLATGESVGQKSSQTGPNLRTTDAAAGRPVYRPLLTRDKPEIVEQAREIGTFVDATMNVGCERVAPDYPETNATVEQVVAAEPDDLLEQAAALAKNRYVVE; encoded by the coding sequence GTGCAGCCGTTACCGTCGGACGTCGCCGTCGTCCGCTTCGGAGAGATCGGCGTCAAAAGCGAGAAGGTCCGCGGCCAGATGCTCGACAGGCTCGCGGACAACGTCGAGGCGGTGCTTGAGGACCGCGACATTTCGGGGAGAGTCGAGCGCCGTTGGTCCCGAATCCTCGTGCGAGCGGCGAGCGACGGGAGCGACTTCGACGCCGACGCGGCTGCGACCGCCGCCGCCGACACGTTTGGTGTGGTCTCTACTCGCCCAGCGGTCACGGTCCCGCCAGAACGCGACCCCATCGAGGCCGCCGCCGTCGACTTCGCCACCGCACACCCGGAGGGAGCACCCTTCGCCGTACGGGCGACCAGGGCGGGGCCGAGCGACGCACACCCCTTCAGCAGCCAAGACATCGAACGCGAGGTCGGGACTGCGGTGGGGAATGCGACGGGTGCTCCCGTGGACCTCGACGACCCAGACGTGACCTACCGGCTGGAAATCCGGGAGGAGGAAGCGTTCGTCTCCGCACGGGAGTACGACGGCCCCGGCGGGCTGCCCGTCGGGACGCAGGGAACAACTGTCCTCCTCTTCTCTGGTGGACTCGACTCGCCCGTGGCAGCGTGGGAACTCTGCAAGCGCGGGCTGGAGGTGCTCCCGGTGTATCTCGACCTCGGCGCCTACGGCGGCGCTGACCACCTCGCCCGGGCCGAGGAAACCGCACGGGTCGTCGGCCGCTCGGCACCACACGTCGACATGCGCCTGCGAGTGGTCCCAGCCGGAGCGCTCGTCGAGGAGCTCGTCGCAGCCACAGACGCGACTCGGATGCTCTCTCTCAGGCGGGCGATGCTCCGGACCGCCGAAGCAGTCGCCGACGACATCGGGGCCCACTCGCTGGCGACTGGTGAGTCCGTCGGGCAGAAATCCTCGCAGACAGGGCCGAATCTGCGGACCACCGACGCAGCTGCCGGGCGACCGGTCTACCGCCCGCTCCTCACGCGTGACAAGCCGGAAATCGTCGAGCAGGCCCGCGAGATCGGCACGTTCGTCGACGCGACGATGAACGTCGGCTGCGAGCGCGTTGCCCCCGACTACCCTGAGACGAACGCGACCGTGGAACAGGTGGTGGCCGCAGAACCCGACGATTTGTTGGAGCAAGCAGCCGCCCTGGCCAAGAATCGGTACGTTGTCGAGTGA
- a CDS encoding hypothetical protein (KEGG: nph:NP3102A hypothetical protein) — MAQVCLLGKDGGELRFELLSRETAREALATYDLREPYENTLALSTVSIGAAVALLNDLNWYVVRFVRDALVQTDSVSETEWLSRELAAEIRDGDVSPEGTGEYLRLYGLEENRLVDPIHARREDVTGESGAGAEAETAVPEREEYDELLVVRVTESEFRAA; from the coding sequence ATGGCGCAGGTCTGTCTGCTCGGTAAGGACGGGGGGGAGCTACGCTTCGAACTCCTCTCCCGGGAGACTGCTCGCGAGGCGCTTGCCACCTACGACCTGCGGGAGCCCTACGAGAACACGCTCGCGCTGTCGACCGTCTCCATCGGCGCCGCCGTCGCGCTGTTGAACGACTTGAACTGGTACGTCGTGCGGTTCGTCCGCGACGCGCTGGTCCAAACGGACTCCGTCTCGGAAACCGAGTGGCTCTCCCGCGAACTCGCCGCAGAGATCCGTGATGGCGACGTCTCCCCGGAAGGGACCGGGGAGTATCTCAGACTCTACGGCCTCGAGGAGAACCGCCTCGTCGACCCAATTCACGCCCGTCGTGAGGACGTCACTGGGGAGAGCGGTGCAGGTGCAGAGGCTGAGACGGCGGTTCCCGAGCGTGAAGAGTACGACGAGCTACTGGTCGTCCGCGTCACCGAGTCGGAGTTCCGCGCGGCCTAA
- a CDS encoding Cysteine synthase (KEGG: hmu:Hmuk_2310 pyridoxal-5'-phosphate-dependent protein beta subunit~PFAM: Pyridoxal phosphate-dependent enzyme, beta subunit) produces the protein MDSDVIDAIGSPLVEVASPGGATVAAKLESKNPGGSAKDRPALYMIRAAEEAGELQEGDAIVEPTSGNTGIGLSLIGAARGYDVRIVIPGSKSPERRRVMRAYGADIEVIDGDIQTARDRANELEATGEYVQMRQFENEANPRAHYETTGPEILEQVGDRDIDAFVAGVGTGGTITGTARSLREAHPEAAVVAVEPAENPILSTGESGHDDYQGMGPGFVSPNLDIDLIDGVETVYLENAEVECRCLAREEGILVGQSSGAANIASRRVAASLIEEGIEDPLVVTIFPDGGERYMSTGLFDAEEVDGECQWRCENNEEELETANLGRAELRLGDADDQ, from the coding sequence ATGGATTCGGACGTTATCGACGCCATCGGCTCACCGCTGGTCGAGGTGGCGTCACCTGGGGGTGCCACCGTCGCCGCGAAGTTGGAGTCCAAGAACCCCGGCGGCTCGGCGAAGGATCGGCCGGCGCTCTACATGATTCGCGCGGCCGAGGAGGCTGGTGAACTACAGGAAGGTGACGCAATCGTCGAACCGACCAGCGGCAACACCGGCATCGGCCTCTCGCTCATCGGTGCCGCACGGGGCTACGACGTGAGGATCGTCATTCCCGGGTCGAAATCTCCAGAGCGTCGCCGCGTGATGCGGGCGTATGGCGCTGATATCGAGGTCATCGACGGTGATATCCAGACCGCTCGCGACCGTGCCAACGAACTCGAGGCGACTGGCGAGTACGTCCAGATGCGGCAGTTCGAGAACGAAGCCAACCCACGAGCACACTACGAGACGACCGGGCCGGAAATCTTGGAGCAGGTGGGCGACCGCGACATCGACGCCTTCGTCGCCGGCGTCGGGACGGGCGGGACTATCACCGGAACAGCACGGAGCCTCCGTGAAGCACACCCCGAGGCGGCTGTCGTCGCGGTCGAACCGGCGGAGAACCCCATCCTCTCGACGGGTGAGAGCGGTCACGACGACTACCAGGGGATGGGGCCGGGGTTCGTCTCCCCAAATCTCGACATCGACCTCATCGACGGTGTCGAGACGGTATACTTGGAGAATGCTGAGGTGGAGTGTCGCTGTCTCGCCCGTGAAGAGGGGATTCTAGTGGGCCAATCCAGCGGCGCCGCGAATATCGCATCCCGCCGAGTCGCCGCCAGTCTGATCGAGGAAGGCATCGAGGACCCGCTTGTCGTGACGATATTCCCAGACGGCGGTGAGCGCTACATGTCCACAGGCTTGTTCGATGCGGAGGAGGTCGACGGCGAGTGCCAGTGGCGCTGTGAGAACAACGAGGAAGAGCTGGAGACGGCTAACTTAGGCCGCGCGGAACTCCGACTCGGTGACGCGGACGACCAGTAG
- a CDS encoding thioredoxin (KEGG: hbo:Hbor_15610 thioredoxin), whose protein sequence is MSEATPQSVLSTMEPDPAWDAASYEETVTALARDGLTFRIWGGDWCPDCRNQLPQFAAALAAADVPDERVHTYAVKRENGEKVGESMGEYGVDLIPTVIVETDDGEIARFEESEAQPIAQYLAHAIEQSA, encoded by the coding sequence ATGTCCGAAGCCACACCGCAGAGTGTTCTGTCGACGATGGAACCCGACCCCGCGTGGGACGCAGCTTCCTACGAGGAGACAGTCACAGCGTTGGCCCGAGATGGCCTCACCTTCCGAATCTGGGGCGGTGACTGGTGTCCCGACTGCAGAAACCAGCTCCCGCAGTTCGCTGCTGCGCTCGCGGCGGCTGACGTCCCAGACGAGCGGGTGCACACCTACGCTGTCAAGCGCGAGAACGGTGAGAAGGTGGGTGAGAGTATGGGGGAGTACGGTGTCGACCTCATCCCGACGGTCATCGTCGAGACCGACGACGGCGAGATTGCACGGTTCGAGGAGAGCGAGGCCCAGCCCATCGCGCAGTACCTCGCCCACGCAATCGAGCAGTCCGCGTAG
- a CDS encoding hypothetical protein (KEGG: hje:HacjB3_07890 hypothetical protein), translating into MSDRNRLDTEPSPYLQQHADNPVNWQPWDDAALAEAKEREVPIFLSVGYSACHWCHVMAEESFEDPAVAETINENFVPVKVDREERPDLDRVYQTVCQLVTGGGGWPLSAWLTPEGKPFYIGTYFPPEPHPQRNAPGFQDLCRQIADSWSDPEQRQEMENRAEQWTAAARDRLEPASTGRNTESETATETLSSTELLDDAAAAVVRGADRTNGGFGSGGPKFPHPGRVELLLRVAALGDDGEPLSVARNALNAMGSGGLYDHLGGGFHRYCVDAEWTVPHFEKMAYDNGTIPAAFLAGYRAMGRERDAEVVRETLEFVSRELRHPDGGFYSTLDARSETPASRLEDDEEPEREEGAFYVWTPAEIRAVVDEPAATLFCRRYGVISGGNFEGGTSVLNETVPIAELVGAEFDEGTAPDSEEAVEELLQTATQELFEARGERPRPLRDEKVLAGWNGLLISTFAEAGLVLDDQYTEDAQAALSFVREHLWDADARRLSRRFKDGDVAVSGYLEDYAFLGRGAFETYQATGNVEPLSFALELAEVIADAFYDADDGTLYFTANDAEELVARPQELTDQSTPSSVGAAVSLLLELDSFTDRDLGAVARDTLATHRDRIEASPVEHVSLVLAADAADRGPLELTVAAGELPEEWRETLRSRYLPGAVLARRPPTKAGLKEWLDELGLEEAPPIWANREAREGEPTVYACRSFTCSPPETDLAAALRWVDENL; encoded by the coding sequence ATGAGCGACCGGAACCGACTCGACACCGAGCCCAGCCCCTACCTCCAGCAGCACGCCGACAACCCGGTGAACTGGCAGCCCTGGGACGACGCGGCGCTCGCGGAAGCGAAAGAGCGCGAGGTGCCGATTTTCCTCTCAGTGGGCTACTCAGCGTGCCACTGGTGTCACGTGATGGCAGAGGAGTCCTTCGAGGACCCCGCAGTGGCCGAAACCATCAACGAGAACTTCGTCCCCGTGAAAGTCGACCGCGAGGAGCGACCCGACCTCGACCGCGTCTACCAGACCGTCTGTCAGTTGGTGACCGGTGGTGGCGGCTGGCCACTCTCGGCCTGGTTGACGCCCGAGGGCAAACCCTTCTACATCGGGACCTACTTCCCGCCCGAACCGCACCCCCAGCGCAACGCACCGGGATTTCAGGACCTCTGCCGACAGATTGCGGACTCCTGGAGCGACCCCGAACAGCGCCAGGAGATGGAGAACCGTGCCGAGCAGTGGACTGCAGCCGCACGTGACCGGCTGGAACCGGCGAGCACAGGCCGAAACACCGAGTCGGAAACAGCGACCGAGACGCTCTCGAGTACCGAACTCCTTGACGACGCTGCAGCCGCAGTAGTTCGCGGTGCGGACCGGACCAACGGCGGCTTCGGGAGCGGCGGCCCGAAGTTCCCCCATCCCGGCCGGGTCGAACTCCTCCTCCGCGTGGCCGCGCTCGGCGACGACGGTGAGCCGCTCTCTGTCGCCCGGAACGCCCTGAATGCGATGGGCAGCGGCGGGCTTTATGACCACCTCGGCGGCGGCTTCCACCGCTACTGCGTCGACGCGGAGTGGACGGTCCCCCACTTCGAGAAGATGGCCTACGACAACGGCACCATCCCGGCAGCGTTCCTCGCAGGCTACCGTGCGATGGGCCGGGAGCGCGACGCCGAGGTCGTCCGTGAGACGCTGGAGTTCGTCTCCCGGGAGCTCAGGCATCCCGACGGCGGCTTCTACAGCACACTCGACGCGCGGAGCGAAACGCCTGCGTCTCGGCTCGAAGACGATGAGGAACCCGAACGGGAGGAGGGGGCCTTCTACGTCTGGACGCCCGCGGAGATCCGGGCGGTGGTGGACGAGCCCGCGGCGACACTGTTCTGCCGGCGCTACGGCGTCATCAGCGGCGGGAACTTCGAGGGGGGCACAAGCGTGCTCAACGAGACCGTCCCGATAGCCGAATTGGTCGGCGCAGAGTTCGACGAGGGGACGGCTCCTGACAGCGAGGAGGCGGTCGAGGAACTGCTCCAGACCGCCACACAGGAACTCTTTGAGGCTCGGGGGGAGCGGCCACGCCCGCTGCGGGACGAGAAAGTACTCGCGGGCTGGAACGGCTTGCTCATCTCCACGTTCGCGGAGGCAGGACTCGTCCTCGACGACCAGTACACCGAGGACGCACAGGCGGCGCTCTCGTTCGTCCGGGAGCATCTCTGGGACGCAGACGCAAGGCGGCTCTCCCGGCGGTTCAAGGACGGTGACGTGGCTGTCTCAGGCTACCTCGAGGATTACGCCTTCCTCGGCCGCGGGGCGTTCGAAACCTACCAGGCCACGGGAAACGTGGAGCCACTCTCGTTCGCACTGGAGCTGGCTGAGGTCATCGCCGACGCGTTCTACGACGCCGACGACGGGACGCTCTACTTCACCGCCAACGACGCCGAGGAACTGGTTGCGCGGCCGCAGGAACTCACCGACCAGTCCACCCCCTCGAGTGTCGGGGCCGCGGTCTCGCTGCTCCTGGAACTCGATAGCTTCACCGACCGTGATCTCGGTGCTGTCGCGCGGGACACGCTCGCTACCCACCGAGACCGCATCGAAGCCAGTCCAGTCGAGCACGTCTCACTGGTGCTGGCTGCCGATGCTGCCGACCGCGGCCCGCTCGAACTCACCGTCGCCGCTGGGGAACTCCCCGAGGAGTGGCGCGAAACGTTGCGGTCGCGGTACCTGCCGGGTGCCGTACTCGCTCGCCGGCCGCCGACGAAGGCGGGCCTCAAGGAGTGGCTGGACGAACTCGGCCTCGAGGAGGCGCCGCCGATCTGGGCCAACCGCGAGGCCCGTGAGGGCGAGCCGACGGTGTACGCCTGTCGGTCGTTCACCTGCTCGCCGCCAGAGACGGATCTCGCTGCGGCGCTCAGGTGGGTCGACGAGAATCTCTGA
- a CDS encoding UspA domain-containing protein (PFAM: UspA~KEGG: hbo:Hbor_02280 universal stress protein UspA-like protein), producing the protein MYPGAQLLAMTVLVPVDSSDNSFRALAFAAVLAERLETDLHTVHIATDENATTAELLERIEVALEGTPFEDEPEVVTEKRGFRPGTEIGTEILELVENQKYEHIVMGHHGGGIVGRAILGSATDTVMDGTDVPLTVVP; encoded by the coding sequence ATGTACCCTGGCGCGCAACTGCTGGCAATGACCGTGCTCGTCCCTGTCGACAGCTCAGACAACAGCTTCCGGGCGCTGGCGTTCGCCGCAGTGCTCGCTGAACGGCTGGAGACCGATCTCCACACCGTCCACATCGCCACCGATGAGAACGCCACGACGGCGGAGCTCCTCGAGCGTATCGAGGTCGCCCTCGAGGGAACGCCTTTCGAGGACGAACCCGAAGTCGTGACTGAGAAACGGGGGTTTCGGCCAGGGACAGAAATCGGAACGGAGATCCTCGAACTCGTCGAGAACCAGAAGTACGAACACATCGTTATGGGTCACCACGGCGGCGGCATCGTCGGTCGAGCCATCCTCGGCAGTGCGACCGACACCGTCATGGACGGCACCGACGTGCCGCTGACGGTCGTCCCCTGA